In Quercus robur chromosome 11, dhQueRobu3.1, whole genome shotgun sequence, the following proteins share a genomic window:
- the LOC126706567 gene encoding uncharacterized protein LOC126706567 translates to MASSKLRSSCSFPNLVLSCLNFTLFILSSASLAPIILLRMPPTSMGMAFLMVSCVSLLSSFVGFYSQLTHFCFITHMSLLLGSAIGQLLSILALFTKEQSSLSLLKSKRDPKEAKLLVRLECGVLMAMFLMQLVVLVLSCAVHSCWLREYEGLEAEREAMARKRSRRIAKVQEESMSNVAKISDVKAKELDDKMKSKYGQWVKTDFEG, encoded by the coding sequence ATGGCTTCCTCTAAGCTTAGAAGCTCATGTTCCTTTCCAAATCTTGTCCTCTCATGCTTGAATTTCACTCTCTTTATCCTTTCCTCAGCTTCTCTTGCTCCCATTATTCTACTGAGAATGCCTCCAACTTCTATGGGTATGGCTTTCCTCATGGTCTCTTGTGTTTCATTGCTCTCCTCCTTTGTGGGCTTCTACTCTCAGCTCACCCACTTCTGTTTCATAACCCACATGTCACTTCTCCTTGGCTCGGCAATTGGGCAATTGCTTAGCATATTGGCCTTGTTTACAAAAGAGCAATCCAGCCTTTCCTTGCTCAAGTCCAAAAGGGACCCCAAAGAGGCAAAGCTTTTGGTGAGGTTGGAATGTGGGGTTTTGATGGCAATGTTTCTAATGCAGTTGGTGGTGTTGGTACTGAGCTGTGCAGTGCACAGCTGTTGGCTGAGAGAATATGAGGGACTAGAAGCAGAAAGAGAGGCAATGGCAAGGAAGAGGAGTAGGAGGATAGCTAAAGTACAAGAGGAATCCATGTCTAATGTAGCCAAGATTTCAGATGTTAAAGCTAAGGAATTGGATGACAAAATGAAGAGCAAGTATGGGCAGTGGGTAAAGACTGATTTTGAAGGCTAA
- the LOC126705852 gene encoding uncharacterized protein LOC126705852 isoform X1: MRSSTTTTNTISIHRPQLLRFPHDAAVVAANHIKFQRVTTASWTMAMDSKKSSSFGNYTSKKDKKEELSIIPHWESSSSSSDFRFDRLQPSDQELGTDQKRLEFGHYVARQALLDEEFWTAAWLRAESHWENRANERYVDNFKRKFADQEFNAIKRRSRGQIGQKCTCIVTVMKEVKNVKRTVIKSVVGTLDLSIRYMLHGETVPGERVRTPLFCSINRTDQNKYGYIANLCVIKSARRRGIASNMLHFAVESAKSESVEQVYVHVHRSNIPALELYQRMGFEIVEVASSQLVEDQTYLLCLKT; the protein is encoded by the exons ATGcgctcctccaccaccaccaccaacacgaTTTCGATTCACAGACCCCAACTCTTGAGGTTTCCCCACGATGCTGCTGTTGTTGCAGCAAATCATATTAAATTTCAAAGGGTCACAACAGCTTCTTGGACAAt GGCAATGGATTCTAAAAAATCATCATCTTTTGGTAATTATACGAGCAAGAAGGATAAGAAGGAAGAGCTGTCCATTATTCCTCACTGGGaatcatcatcttcatcctcCGATTTCCGATTCGACCGCCTGCAGCCGTCGGATCAAGAATTGGGTACAGATCAAAAAAGACTTGAGTTTGGACACTACGTGGCGCGACAGGCCCTTCTTGATGAAGAGTTTTGG ACAGCGGCATGGCTAAGAGCAGAGAGTCATTGGGAAAATAGAGCTAACGAACG ATATGTAGATAACTTCAAAAGGAAATTTGCTGACCAG GAGTTTAATGCCATAAAAAGGCGCAGTAGAGGCCAAATTGGGCAGAAATGCACCTGTATTGTCACG GTTATGAAGGAAGTGAAGAATGTAAAACGCACTGTAATTAAAAGTGTAGTTGGAACCCTTGATTTGAGTATCCGGTATATGTTGCATGGAGAGACTGTTCCTGGG GAAAGGGTGAGAACTCCTCTCTTCTGCAGCATCAACAGAACAGACCAAAATAAATATGGGTATATTGCAAACTTATGTGTGATCAAATCAGCACGTCGTCGGGGTATTGCAAGCAACATGTTACATTTTGCTGTTGAATCAGCCAAATCCGAGA GCGTGGAACAGGTATATGTGCATGTGCATAGAAGCAACATACCTGCTCTGGAACTTTACCAAAGGATGGGCTTTGAG ATTGTGGAAGTGGCAAGCTCTCAATTGGTAGAAGACCAAACTTACTTGCTTTGTTTGAAGACATAG
- the LOC126707005 gene encoding uncharacterized protein LOC126707005, producing the protein MVANNYLNDGLQNIEVIKLMLLGFTEKLLQWWNNYLTEESKEDIKNAVQKDENENPIFDERIGRGVPDGVNTLIYTIMKHFVGKPSNITSRIYDQLSNLKCKTLGEYRWYEDVFTARVMHRSDCNSPFWKKKFINGLPTLFGERVKETLCSPLGVIDYDNLTYRDISSTIRSEGMKMCRDLKIQSQASKSKAKYEVRNFCTQYGLPSVIPKKKSKYRGKEPSEKFHKKRTSSKYYRKQKFKTDDFYKKGNSKSTRKFIPKTSGKCFKCGKRGHFQKECKAKAKSLINNLISD; encoded by the coding sequence ATGGTAGCCAATAACTACCTCAACGATGGACTTCAGAACATAGAGGTCATCAAGCTCATGCTTTTAGGATTTACAGAAAAACTTTTGCAATGGTGGAATAACTACCTTACAGAAGAGTCTAAGGAAGACATTAAGAATGCTGTCCAAAAAGATGAGAATGAGAACCCCATCTTTGACGAACGCATAGGAAGAGGTGTTCCCGACGGAGTCAATACCCTTATCTATACGATCATGAAACACTTCGTAGGAAAACCCAGCAACATCACATCTAGGATTTATGACCAATTGAGTAACCTTAAATGTAAAACCCTTGGTGAATACAGGTGGTATGAAGATGTGTTTACCGCCAGAGTCATGCATAGAAGCGATTGTAACTCTCCATTTTGGAAGAAGAAGTTTATCAATGGCTTACCCACATTGTTTGGTGAAAGGGTGAAAGAAACCCTTTGTAGCCCCTTAGGTGTCATAGATTATGATAACCTAACATATAGAGACATCTCTAGCACAATCAGGAGTGAAGGAATGAAGATGTGCAGAGATTTGAAAATCCAAAGCCAAGCCAGCAAAAGTAAAGCCAAGTACGAAGTAAGAAACTTTTGTACACAATATGGCTTACCTTCAGTCATCCCCAAGAAGAAATCCAAGTATAGAGGAAAAGAACCCTCTGAGAAGTTCCATAAGAAAAGGACATCATCCAAGTATTATAGAAAACAGAAGTTCAAAACAGATGATTTCTATAAGAAAGGAAACTCCAAGTCCACAAGAAAGTTCATACCTAAAACATCAGGAAAATGTTTTAAGTGTGGAAAAAGAGGTCATTTTCAGAAAGAATGTAAAGCTAAGGCCAAATCCCTTATCAACAACCTTATTAGTGACTAA
- the LOC126705852 gene encoding uncharacterized protein LOC126705852 isoform X2, whose product MRSSTTTTNTISIHRPQLLRFPHDAAVVAANHIKFQRVTTASWTMAMDSKKSSSFGNYTSKKDKKEELSIIPHWESSSSSSDFRFDRLQPSDQELGTDQKRLEFGHYVARQALLDEEFWTAAWLRAESHWENRANERYVDNFKRKFADQEFNAIKRRSRGQIGQKCTCIVTERVRTPLFCSINRTDQNKYGYIANLCVIKSARRRGIASNMLHFAVESAKSESVEQVYVHVHRSNIPALELYQRMGFEIVEVASSQLVEDQTYLLCLKT is encoded by the exons ATGcgctcctccaccaccaccaccaacacgaTTTCGATTCACAGACCCCAACTCTTGAGGTTTCCCCACGATGCTGCTGTTGTTGCAGCAAATCATATTAAATTTCAAAGGGTCACAACAGCTTCTTGGACAAt GGCAATGGATTCTAAAAAATCATCATCTTTTGGTAATTATACGAGCAAGAAGGATAAGAAGGAAGAGCTGTCCATTATTCCTCACTGGGaatcatcatcttcatcctcCGATTTCCGATTCGACCGCCTGCAGCCGTCGGATCAAGAATTGGGTACAGATCAAAAAAGACTTGAGTTTGGACACTACGTGGCGCGACAGGCCCTTCTTGATGAAGAGTTTTGG ACAGCGGCATGGCTAAGAGCAGAGAGTCATTGGGAAAATAGAGCTAACGAACG ATATGTAGATAACTTCAAAAGGAAATTTGCTGACCAG GAGTTTAATGCCATAAAAAGGCGCAGTAGAGGCCAAATTGGGCAGAAATGCACCTGTATTGTCACG GAAAGGGTGAGAACTCCTCTCTTCTGCAGCATCAACAGAACAGACCAAAATAAATATGGGTATATTGCAAACTTATGTGTGATCAAATCAGCACGTCGTCGGGGTATTGCAAGCAACATGTTACATTTTGCTGTTGAATCAGCCAAATCCGAGA GCGTGGAACAGGTATATGTGCATGTGCATAGAAGCAACATACCTGCTCTGGAACTTTACCAAAGGATGGGCTTTGAG ATTGTGGAAGTGGCAAGCTCTCAATTGGTAGAAGACCAAACTTACTTGCTTTGTTTGAAGACATAG
- the LOC126705318 gene encoding uncharacterized protein LOC126705318, with protein MKVLRSRKIVPSTTTPITKKKTKTKTKTKTKLEPSTPTQIQEPILQSPTPTPTPMSPASIGLGSDSVSVAGVTRRRSLRLVSKSGEKGTEEDKGGVFMGNGEMGIIDSLDLGFAGLSVEASDEDKSNKSGGLRGFRDDGFNRKLSIDLNVLGSAEEEEEEEEEGLRGFGEVGLGSNLGIDTTTTTTPKSNKSVKEEPKRKRRLSIDLNVLGSEYSVEDEENGKGFLSLRSGKRVVKKRMSGDVDGGGLGREVIDLEVETGDRRLRREEKGKGKLAMDDLEANNGVQVGELDLDLDLECAVDVTNEGQGSGGNEKGKRKLGGASDGGIDENSANKSRRRYSREEKGKDKLVHGSSLPNGGEKLELSLNSEVKNSDKDVILLDETRIGNADKREMADNVASLDQTKVGKANTREIDSSRRDYMERFREIARENASRFAHFSSQEEEEENNVPTEAEAEPEIEDWPGPFSTAMKIIRDRETKNKRVESSSLDKSKPASLIWTPRYGQNHRKPMVPSLKELCLIILSQNADAIASLENVPDALKHKLSQLLCDSRRMNNHVFELLIRGSPTEVRLRDCSWLTEEQFTDSFQTCDTSNLTVLQLDQCGRCMSDYVLPSTLARSSNSLAALTTLSLSGACRLSDDGLSKLVSSASVLRSLNLSQCSLLTSSSIDTLADSLGSVLRELNLTDCQSLDSMLILPALKKFEQLQVLSLAGIQNVGDDFLKEFLTARGHNIKELVLADCVKLTDSSFKVISETCPGLCAIDLVNLSKLTDFAIGYLANGCRAIQKLKLCRNSFSDEAIAAFLETSGDCLKELSLNNVKKVGYNTAASLGRRSKRLHTLDLSWCRNLTDEAVGFIVDNCLSLRVLKLFGCTQITKVFLDGHSNPDVQIIGLKMCPVLEHVKVPDHEKGPLLYYS; from the exons ATGAAGGTCTTAAGGTCTCGTAAAATAGTCCCTTCAACTACAACACCCATtaccaaaaagaaaaccaaaaccaaaaccaaaaccaaaaccaaactcGAGCCCTCCACTCCCACCCAAATTCAAGAACCCATTCTCCAATCTCCTACTCCCACTCCAACACCCATGTCTCCTGCATCAATCGGGCTTGGATCCGATTCGGTCTCCGTTGCTGGGGTTACTCGGCGACGAAGTCTCCGTCTCGTTTCCAAATCCGGCGAAAAAGGCACCGAGGAGGATAAAGGTGGGGTTTTTATGGGTAATGGAGAAATGGGTATTATTGATtcgttggatttgggttttgctGGATTGAGTGTAGAAGCCTCCGACGAAGATAAATCTAATAAGAGCGGTGGTTTAAGGGGTTTTCGCGATGATGGGTTTAATAGGAAATTGAGTATTGACCTTAATGTGTTAGGCTCCGcggaggaggaagaggaagaggaagaggagggTTTAAGGGGTTTTGGTGAAGTTGGTTTAGGTTCTAATTTGGGAATCgatactactactactactacgcCCAAGTCTAATAAGAGTGTCAAGGAGGAGCCGAAAAGGAAAAGGAGATTGAGTATTGATCTGAATGTGCTAGGGTCGGAATATTCGGTGGAGGATGAGGAGAATGGTAAAGGGTTTTTGAGTTTGCGGTCCGGGAAGAGGGTTGTGAAGAAAAGAATGAGTGGAGATGTTGATGGAGGAGGATTGGGAAGGGAAGTGATTGATCTTGAGGTTGAGACTGGTGATAGGAGGCTTAGAAGAGAGGAAAAGGGGAAAGGGAAGTTGGCCATGGATGATTTAGAGGCAAACAATGGTGTTCAAGTAGGagaattggatttggatttggatttggaatgtGCAGTGGATGTGACTAATGAGGGGCAAGGGAGTGGAGGAAATGAAAAGGGGAAGAGAAAGTTGGGTGGTGCTAGTGATGGGGGTATTGATGAGAATAGTGCTAATAAGAGCAGAAGGAGATATAGCAGGGAAGAGAAAGGGAAGGACAAATTGGTTCATGGTTCTTCATTACCGAATGGTGGTGAGAAATTGGAGTTGAGTTTGAATTCTGAAGTTAAGAATTCAGATAAAGATGTTATTTTGTTGGATGAAACCAGAATTGGGAACGCTGACAAAAGAGAAATGGCGGATAATGTAGCATCGTTGGATCAAACCAAAGTTGGGAAGGCTAACACAAGAGAGATTGACTCAAGCAGAAGGGATTACATGGAACGGTTCCGAGAGATAGCCAGGGAAAATGCCTCTAGGTttgctcatttttcttctcaagaggaagaggaggagaaCAATGTGCCTACTGAGGCTGAAGCAGAACCAGAAATCGAAGATTGGCCAGGACCCTTCTCCACAGCTATGAAGATCATTAGAGATCGGGAAACTAAAAATAAGCGAGTGGAGAGTTCCTCTTTAGACAAGAGCAAACCTGCATCACTGATATGGACACCGAGATATGGCCAAAATCACAGAAAGCCCATGGTTCCCTCACTGAAAGAACTGTGTTTGATAATTCTTTCCCAGAATGCTGATGCAATTGCTTCACTTGAAAATGTCCCAGATGCTTTGAAGCACAAGCTGAGTCAGTTGCTATGCGATTCTCGCAGAATGAACAATCATGTTTTTGAGCTTCTTATTCGTGGATCACCTACAGAGGTTCGCTTAAGGGATTGTTCGTGGCTAACGGAGGAGCAGTTTACAGATTCTTTTCAGACTTGTGACACCAGCAATCTAACG GTGCTACAACTTGACCAGTGTGGGCGCTGTATGTCAGATTATGTATTACCTTCTACCTTAGCTCGGTCATCAAATAGCTTGGCTGCATTAACTACTTTATCCCTCAGTGGTGCATGTCGTCTTTCAGACGATGGGCTAAGTAAACTTGTTTCTTCTGCCTCTGTTTTAAGATCATTAAATCTCAGCCAGTGTTCCCTTCTCACCTCCTCCAGTATCGACACTTTAGCTGATTCATTGGGATCAGTTCTGAGAGAATTGAATCTTACTGATTGTCAAAGCCTCGATTCTATGCTTATCTTGCCAGCATTGAAGAAGTTTGAACAACTACAAGTATTATCATTAGCTGGTATTCAAAATGTAGGTGATGATTTTCTCAAGGAATTCTTGACTGCTCGTGGTCACAATATTAAGGAGCTTGTTCTGGCTGATTGTGT AAAATTGACAGATTCTTCCTTTAAAGTCATCTCTGAAACCTGTCCAGGATTATGTGCGATTGATCTTGTAAACTTAAGCAAATTGACAGATTTTGCTATTGGATATCTTGCAAATGGCTGTCGCGCAATTCAAAAGTTAAAACTATGCCGCAATTCATTCAG TGATGAAGCTATTGCTGCATTCCTCGAAACCTCTGGAGATTGTTTGAAAGAGCTTTCACTAAATAATGTCAAGAAG GTTGGCTACAACACAGCTGCATCACTTGGCAGGCGTTCAAAAAGGTTGCATACTCTGGATCTATCTTGGTGCCGAAATTTGACAGATGAGGCTGTGGGTTTTATTGTAGACAATTGCTTATCATTGAGGGTGCTTAAACTTTTTGGATGCACTCAG aTTACGAAAGTTTTTCTCGATGGCCACTCGAATCCGGATGTACAAATCATTGGCTTGAAGATGTGTCCAGTATTGGAACATGTCAAGGTGCCTGATCATGAAAAAGGTCCATTGCTTTATTACTCATAG